One Tachysurus vachellii isolate PV-2020 chromosome 14, HZAU_Pvac_v1, whole genome shotgun sequence genomic window, TGGACAAcagaacaaaatcaaaacattaCAACCTTTCTGAATAATTATGTGCATGTTTGTTGTTTAATAAACCCAGTAGGGTAGTACAAATATGTAATGCtaaaataaaatggtttgaAACCTCACCGCTTGAGTCTCCATGTTCTCCGATCACCCAGCCGTGGCAACTGGATGGGTGCAGACCCAGTTTCTCACCCATCAGGAAGCGGAACCGAGCAGAGTCCAGATTGGTGCCGCTACCAATCACACGGTTCCTGGGAAGGCCACTCAGCTTCCATGCCACATACGTCAGGATATCaactttaaagaaaatatttccagTGAAGTTAAATAGATTTTGAATACATTTCtaacattgtattttaatttatttaaagatcTCAGGCTCAAAACACAAATCATAGCCCATAATTTAATCTGTTAGCATATAGTAAGAGATCTGTTGTCGGTAGGGAGATGAATAGGAGCGGTGGTGGAAAACGAGTGCTAACCTGGGTTGGACACCACCAGGATGATACAGTTGGGGCTGTACTTTACAATGTTGGGAATGATAAACTTAAAGATGTTAACATTCCTCTGCACCAGGTTCAGCCTGCTTTCTCCTTCCTGCTGGCGAGCACCAGCAGTCACCACCACAACCTTAGAGTTGGCGGTCACGCTGTAGTCTGGAATAAAGACAGAATCTCTTTACTCTTTGACAGGAACATTTTATAGCATTCATTTAATTCAACTTCACTGCCATTCAGTGGTTTAATGTAAATTCTTTGTCACCTTTGTCAGCCACAATTTTGTGAGTCTTGAGGAAGAGACTACCATGCTGCAAGTCCATAGCCTCTCCCTTCAGCttatcctccatcacatcaacCAGAGCCAGCTCATCAGTGAGATCCTGGAAGAAATTATAGCACATGCTTCAAGCATTCAATAAAGCCCAGGCATACTGTGTGTCCTGGTTCAGAATTATAGTAGACATTTCTTACAGAAACAAGCTACCAGAACTTTTACATGGATTTACAATGGCTGATGTGAGAATCATTTCAtgcacaactgtgtgtgtgtgtaacttatGCCGGAGCTCTTATCTAAGCTATGTGGCCAAACTGTTATCTAGAGGATAGACGTTAACAAAAGGCTGTTAAGGTTGTGCTGAAGTGTCATTACTGTGCGTTCACGTGAACATGAGATGCACAAAACATGTACACCAGAAGAGCAGGACAGTTTATTGCTTTATGTTTAACTGCTATATACACTTAAATGTAACCGGATTGTTTGGTGGAGTTTGGCTTAATGCCAACTTCTTTCTGCTCCCATAAAATTTCAGAGCTGGGATGTTGCACTCGATTTAGTAAACAGGCATCAAAATGACAATGACCACATTCCAGTCATCGTAAAACATGTGTACCTTAAAAATAATGttcatatttcaaaatattagcTCCTTAAATCTTTTCTTAACTACCTGTTGTGAAATTGAAGCTCATTTCAGAAGTTTTCATATCCCTACTTTATAATGAAGAACCAACATGTGACTAGAGTTTCAAATATATACAATCactcatcttcagtaactgttaTACTGGTCAGGATACTAAAAGGTTTAAAGCAGGGAAACAGCCTGGATAGGACACCAGTACATcacgggcacacacaaacacattaaggAACCATTTACAATTGACATTCACCTACTGGCCTGGTTTTGGGAGGTGGGCGAAAACAAGAGAACCCTGCGGAAATCCATACTAGCACAGAAAGAACATGGAAATCTCTGAACATTGAAATCTCCACACATAGTAATGGCCAAAGAGTCCATGTTAAGATTCAAATATCTAAATGATTCAAATGATGTGAGGAAGAcaattgtatttcatttggctCCAAGTTACCTTTGAAACTAATTCCAAATTAATGATCTACAGCATGGACATGTTATGTTatttaatagtttaaaaaaaaaaaaaaactaaaaaaaaaaaactggtgatTTTGTACATAAAAAGTAACTGGAAGACTCCACTAATTAAAGTCACCACTTTGTTTTGTAGTTAAAATGGAATATTGGCACCAATCTTGTCCACagttggtgcaggttttcaatTCTAGATAAGCAGAAGCCAAACCTGAGATTATTGAAGGCTAAGATCAACTGATTTAACAGCTGGAATGAGGTGCAGCTCCTacttgattggaatgaaaaccttgGCACTCGACTCAATATTATATTTGCTTTTGACAAAGTATTAATAGCTCTTCAGGCAAAGTAATTGTGTCGCTCTCACCTTGAGCAGGATGCTGACAGCAGCGGCCATGCCCACCATACCAACACCAACCACAGTCACCTTGTTGGTGCAGCCCACTGGCTGATCAGTGCTCACATGGGCAATCAGTTTCTCCTTAGTGGATGCCAttttctgcagaaaaaaaagctcataTCAGAATGCTTTGTATTTTGTCATTTAACATGGATACACTGGTCATTGTTcaaatgatattaaaatattatttcagcTAGGATCaatttaaatgtcaaatatCCCTTCATGCAAAAAATTCTCACATTAGAATTTGGTCCAGCACAATAACTACAAACAAATCTTGTAGTCTTGCTTAGGCTGTGTCTTTGTTGGCATTAATGgatgttcttt contains:
- the ldha gene encoding L-lactate dehydrogenase A chain, with amino-acid sequence MASTKEKLIAHVSTDQPVGCTNKVTVVGVGMVGMAAAVSILLKDLTDELALVDVMEDKLKGEAMDLQHGSLFLKTHKIVADKDYSVTANSKVVVVTAGARQQEGESRLNLVQRNVNIFKFIIPNIVKYSPNCIILVVSNPVDILTYVAWKLSGLPRNRVIGSGTNLDSARFRFLMGEKLGLHPSSCHGWVIGEHGDSSVPVWSGVNVAGVSLQGLNPDMGTDKDKEDWKSVHKMVVDSAYEVIKLKGYTSWAIGMSVADLCESMLKNLHKCHPVSTLVKGMHGVNEDVFLSVPCVLGSSGLTDVVKMTLKPEEEKQLIKSAETLWGVQKELTL